In Oryza sativa Japonica Group chromosome 2, ASM3414082v1, the following are encoded in one genomic region:
- the LOC4330542 gene encoding anthranilate O-methyltransferase 1 → MKVEQDLHMSRGDGETSYAANSRLQEKAILKTRPLLHKAVEEAHASLSGLSRAPAGGKMVVADLGCSSGPNTLLVVSEVLSAVANRSSCDHKSSLVADVQFFLNDLPGNDFNLVFQSLELFKKLAEMEFGKALPPYYIAGLPGSFYTRLFPDRSVHLFHSSYCLMWRSKVPDKLASGEVLNAGNMYIWETTPPSVVKLYQRQFQEDFSQFLALRHDELVSGGQMVLTFLGRKNRDVLRGEVSYMYGLLAQALQSLVQEGRVEEEKLDSFNLPFYSPSVDEVKAVIRQSGLFDISHIQLFESNWDPQDDSDDDDVATLDSVRSGVNVARCIRAVLEPLIARHFGRCIVDDLFDMYARNVAQHLEQVKTKYPVIVLSLKARR, encoded by the exons ATGAAGGTAGAGCAGGACCTCCACATGAGccggggcgacggcgagacCAGCTACGCCGCCAACTCAAGGCTTCAA GAGAAGGCCATCCTGAAGACGAGGCCGCTGCTTCACAAGGCCGTCGAGGAAGCTCACGCGTCGCTCTCCGGCCTCTCCCGCGCGCCTGCAGGCGGCAAGATGGTGGTGGCCGACCTCGGCTGCTCGTCGGGGCCCAACACTCTCCTCGTCGTCTCCGAGGTGCTCAGCGCGGTGGCCAACCGCTCATCATGCGACCACAAGTCCTCGCTGGTGGCGGACGTCCAGTTCTTCCTCAACGACCTCCCCGGCAACGACTTCAACCTCGTGTTCCAGTCCCTCGAGCTGTTCAAGAAGCTCGCCGAGATGGAGTTTGGGAAGGCTCTGCCTCCCTACTACATTGCCGGCTTGCCGGGCTCTTTCTACACCAGGCTCTTCCCCGACCGCTCCGTCCACCTCTTCCACTCCTCCTACTGCCTCATGTGGCGCTCCAAG GTGCCTGACAAGCTAGCGAGCGGTGAGGTGCTGAACGCGGGCAACATGTACATCTGGGAGaccacgccgccgtcggtggtcaaGCTGTACCAGAGGCAGTTCCAGGAGGACTTCTCGCAGTTCCTGGCGCTACGCCACGACGAGCTCGTCTCCGGCGGCCAGATGGTGCTGACGTTCCTGGGCAGGAAGAACAGGGACGTGCTCCGCGGCGAAGTGAGCTACATGTATGGGCTTCTTGCCCAAGCTCTCCAGTCCCTAGTCCAAGAG GGAcgtgtggaggaggagaagctggACAGCTTCAACCTGCCGTTCTACTCGCCATCGGTGGACGAAGTGAAGGCAGTGATCAGGCAGAGCGGGCTGTTCGACATAAGCCACATCCAGCTCTTCGAATCCAACTGGGATCCACAGGACGacagtgacgacgacgacgtggcgaCGCTGGACAGCGTTCGGAGCGGCGTCAACGTCGCCAGGTGCATCAGGGCCGTGCTCGAGCCCCTCATCGCTCGTCATTTCGGGAGGTGCATAGTGGACGACCTGTTCGACATGTACGCGCGGAACGTAGCACAGCACCTCGAGCAGGTGAAGACCAAGTACCCTGTCATTGTGCTCTCCTTGAAGGCAAGACGCTGA